ACGAAGAGATGGATAGAGGTAACCAACAGCTGCACAATAATATGAGTACTCTTAATGCCACCCCCAGGTCACCCTGAGAGCTTCTCTGGGGACACTAAACACCCTTGCTGACGTCCCAAACAGTGTGGTGCAGGGCAGAGGCCAGAAACAGCTGACCATTTCCACCGGTGACCGGACACTCCTGAAATTCATCCTTCAGCATGTGACGTACACCAGCACGGTGTACCAGCTCCGCAAGGTGGACATGGGTGAGAGCCTACCTTCCGATTGCAGATATTCTCCCTGCGCACCACATACCAAGCCTAGACACTCCCCTTCCTACTTAGAGTACCCAGTAGTGCCCCCTGTTGCCACTGACCCCATGGAGGGACTTGAGAGTTGTCCCTGACATTGCCCATCTCACACAGGGCAGATGCCAGGTCAGCCTCCTGTCTCCGTAGCCAGTACCTGAGGTAACGCAAAGGAGGAAAGGGTTCCTCTGGCCCCAGGTCTGGAGGCTTCCGTCCCTGGCGAGCCCTTTGGCCAGGGGTGAGGCAGCATAGTACGGCAGGGTTGTATGATAGAGAAGAGCCTCTCGGCTCACAGCTAAGAAGCGAACAGGAACAGAAGCGATGGGAAGTAGGCCCTGTCGTTACCTTAAAGGCCACAGGGACTTCCCATCAGACCCCAGCTCCCCACAATGTCACCACATACCTATGTTATGTGAACCAAACCTTAGCACCATCcgattctttctatattttgcttTGCTTGACACATGGTCTCAGAGATCTCAGGCTAACATCAGACTCTGAACATCTGCatgctgggatgataggcatgTACCTCCAAGTAAggtttatgtgatgctgggggCCGAAGCCAGGACCGCCTGTGTGGTACACAAgttctctaccaactgagttacagcCCTAGTCCtgctgtttcttgagacaggctctcaggtagcccaggatATCCCAAACTCTCTTATGTGGTTGTAgctggttggtcttgaactccagaCCGTCTTTCcctgtgtgtaccaccacactaagcttattttttgattttatcTGTCTATGAGGCAGTCTCAAATAATCAATTCCTCTACCTCAGCCTGCGTAATGCCAGGACCCTATGCCTGGCTAGCCTTATCTAGTTCTGTTAGTCATTCTCTGcagtttctatatttatttatttaaattccatTCAGTTGTTTATTGGGGGCATGGACCATAGAGGCCATATGGAAATCAgagaaagtcagaggacaccttgtaGGAGCTGGGTCTCTCCTTCCAGAGTCCTAGGGAGCAAGCCCAGGTCACCAGATTTGGCACAAGcaattttacctgctgagcatttgtttacttatttatttatattatttatacaacatgtgcctgcatgcatgcttgcacaccagaagagggcagcagagctcATCATAGAtggctgctaggaattgaactcaggacctctggaagagcagccaatgatcttttgagccatctctcatttTGGTGACCTctctgcaacttttttttttttttttggtttttcgagacagggttactctgtggctttggagcctgtcctggaactagctctgtagaccaggctggtcttgaactcgcagagatccacctgcctctgcctcccgagtgctgggattaaaggcgtgcgccaccatcgcccggctctctctGCAACTTTTGAAGCTGCCTCAGCTTCTGTCCAGGAGGCACCAGCCCAACCAGCCTGTGCATGGATACCTTGTCCTGAGCactcacagaaagagagaatgtgCCCAGTTCCCCGTCCCTCTCCACATCCCGCCATTACAGAACTCCTGAGAGAACAAATCTTGCCATCCGCAAGCCAACCTCTGTTTCTATTTGCGTCAGTTaaaagtttttagttttttagtaGCTGATATAGCACAGTAGCAGGGGAAATGCAATATGAACAAGTAACAGTTTCCCTTAGTTGGTAGAGGACCTGCCCAGCACGTACAGAGCCCTgggtcaatccccagcaccatagaAAATCAGGCATGGGGGTGCCATGCCtaaaaccccagcacttgggaggtgggatCAGGAGGATTAGATGTCCCAGGTTACTCCCCATAGCCGCAGGGCACATTCTCTCCACCTCCGGATTTTAAagcatttcccttcagaaagtgCCTCTGTGCCTTTTGGTGCAGTGGGTGTAACTGTCCTTTTTTGTCACTGGAGAAGCTGAGGGAGGAACTTATTTCAGATAGGCCTTGGCTGAGTCAAACCTAATCCAGATCTTTGACTCTCCAGCCTGTCCCAGCAGCATGTCCTTACAGCAGGCTGCCCCAGGAACACACAGGCAGGAGCCAAGATGCCCAGCCTGCTGCGTGGGTCCTCAGTCTCCTCCCAACCAGCTGCTGGCCTCCTTGGCTTCCTCAGGGCAGCAGAATCTTGTCAGATTTCACACTGCCTAGGTTCTtacctctcctttccttccagtgAGTTTCGAGTCCAAGTCCTCAGTGGCCAGGTTTCCAGTGACCATCAACCAACCAACTGTACCCAAGTTGTATGACCCTGGACCAGGTAAGGCTCTTGTCATTGGGAATCTAGGATTGCATCAGGCTGGGTGAAGTTCAGAgggtgtggtgctgggaatgacaAGGGCTCCCATAGagtcatgtatttgaatgcttggtccccagttggtgatcatgtagttcatttttaaaatgtaatgtataattaggaaatataggttgttaatggataatcattgataatagtaaagcttgtagtcatgtgcgttagattttctagatatatagagatttagttggctggcttacagttcagaggttcatttattatcctcatggtgggacatggtggcacacaggcagacatggtgctggagaggcagctgagagttaTCCATCTtgtgtaggcaacaggaagtgaattgagaTACtaggcgtggcttgagcatacatgagatctcaaagcccaccccacagcaacacactttctccagaaaAGCCACACCTCTCGACAGTGCCACTCCTTATACGCTTATGGGGGCCATGACATTCAAGCCACCGCAGTCAGGGGCTCAccttctgaaactgcaagccctCAACTAAATGATTCGTGTGTAAgctgccctggtcatggtgtctcttcacagcaatagaaaagtaccTAAGGCAGAGGAATCACTTTTTCTttatgattcatttttttattgtttttaattgtgtgtgtgcacgcgtgctcTTGTGTacggtgcccacaaaggccagaggtTGAATCGCCTTAGAGCTGGAGGTGTAGGTGGTTCTGATCCACctgacgtggatgctgggaaccaaagtctGGTCCTTTACAAGAACAGTGCGTGCTCTTCAGAGCTCagcccttttttgagacaaggtctcatgtggcccagggtGATCTCAAACTATGGATATAGTTGAGAATGAGAATATTACTGAACTTCTGAGCACCCCGCCTCATTTCCCCAAGGGCTGGAATCTTGTGCCTGTGCCACCACGCTCACTTACGAGGGATCAGACCCAGAACTTTGGGTGTGTTAGGCAGGCTCTCCACCAACAGAGTCAGTTTCACCCCTTCCTTCCGTGTTCCAAGCTCGCCTGATCATCCTCTGGACTCAACCTTGTTAGTGGTGAGATGACAGGCAAttatagattgtgtgtgtgtgtgtgtgtgtgtgtgtgtgtgtgtgtgtgtgtgtgtgatgcagtgCACTCATGCCAGAGTGGGAATATGAAGTTCAGAGGACAATCTCTGGTGTTGCCCTTGCCTTTCACCTtatttgaggtagggtctctttTTTGGTTTGCTACTGCATATACCAACGTACCTGGCCCTCAACCTTCCAGAgtctcctgtctccgcctcccatcTCACCTCaggagcactggaattacagatacgGCTATTGAGCCTAACTTTACATGgactctggggatttgaactcacaaaCTCATGTTTGTACAACAGGTGCTTTGTCCACCAAACCATCATTCCAGccctgagtgatttttttttttaaaatgttgaatctGTAAACATTCATTCTTTTAGTgattttgctctttgttttgtgAGATTGGGTATTGTTACATAGTCAAGGCTGGTGTGGACCTCGCCGTCCTCTAGTCTCTGCCTCTGAatcctgggattgcaggtgtgagtcGGAATTCCTAGTGATtagtatctctgtagctttggagcctgtcctggagctcactagctctgtggatcagactggccttgaactcacagagatctgcctgtctctgcctccgagtgctggaattaaagatgtgtgccaccaccgcctgtctgTTTTAGCTCACCTGCATagacaccttctgattggtttgataaagagctgaatggcagACAGCTAGGCAGGCggggataggcaggacttctaggGAAAGGAACTTGGGGGAAGAATCTGAGTGGCGGGAGATTCGCCAGCTGTTTGCAGGGGAAGTTGGATGTACAGGCCTGAGGAGACgtaacaagccatgtggcagaatgtaggtgAAAaggaacaggttaatttaagttatactagctagttgggaacaagcctaagctaaggccaagctttcataattaataaaaagtctgtgtcattatttgggagctggtggtctaAAGAAAGAACACCATTATATATTATAACATCTTTATTTCCCAGTGCAGCTGACAAATTCTGATTAAGTATGCCCTGTGTACAGAATGCCTGAGGTCCCCAACTCTGACCAGTTGGAGGAGAAACGAAGCCATCAGATGACTGGAGGGTAGCTCAGTAGTTGAATGCTTGCTTTAGCATGCGTGAGACCCTGGTTCAATCCCTGAaccagcagaaaacaaaacaaaacaaaatccatctgAACAGAGCAAGTCCAGCGTCAGGTTCCAGCATCcacttttacatttttctccagAGAGGAAGCTCAGGAACCTGGTGACCATTGCCACCAAGACTTTCCTCCGTCCCCACAAGCTTAAGACCCTGCTGCAGAGTATCCGAAAATATTACCCGGACTTAACTGTGATTGTGGCTGATGACAGCAAGGAGCCCCTGAAGATTCAGGATGACTACGTGGAGTATTACTCCATGCCCTTCGGGAAGGTATGTTCCCCTCACACTGGGTGGACCTAGCTCCCAGAACAGGAGGACCCCAGATTCAGCTGCTTCCATGGTCTTCTCTAGGGAGCAGAGTCCTGTGGGGAGAGGCGTCTGGGCTTCTGCTGTTCAGGTGCAGAGGGAGACTGGAGCAATCTCACTTTCCACATCAATGAACTGATAGTTTATTCTTCATGCCGATCTGGTGTGAAATCCACAGGGTTGCTATGAGTGACTTACAGGAGCTGACATCTGAGTGTGGTGTTGAGGGGTAACAGCAGACTTTTGTTCCCTGTGACTGAGCTCAAGCTAGGCTCTCCCCCTCACCTTGCCTGCTtactctcctccccttttccctcccatcttcccccaaggagagaaaagggaaggataGCACTGATAGCAGATGCTCCCATACCATCTCGCAGGAGGTAGAAGGGAACTGAGGTGAAAAGGGCTCCAGTCTATATTCCCAGAGGCCTCTGGACCAAAGAGGGACCCCCcactctgtctcagtctctgaatCCAGGAAGTCGGCTCTTTTGCTCTTTCTCCGAGGCACCCCTCTGACACAGCAGGTGTCAGCCTTGTCTGAACTATGAATCCCCACAGATTCCAACTTCCCCCATGGTGGGAGGCAGCCTGGCTGGAGGGAATTCAGGAAGTCCCACCCCCAGGTGACAACTGCTGATCCAAACCCATGCCGCCTGCAGGGCTGGTTTGCTGGTAGGAACCTGGCCATCTCACAGGTGACCACTAAATATGTCCTCTGGGTGGATGACGACTTTCTCTTCGACAACAAGACCAAGATTGAGGTACTGGTGGATGTCCTGGAGAAAACTGAACTGGATGTGGTAAGATCACCATAAAGCAGTAatgaggagggatggaggaaggatagGAATGTCAGTGTCTGAGGGGATGAGGCAGGAGAGGGGCTCACAGCTAGGCTCCAGAGTGACTGCTGGACCTGGGGGATGGCTCAGcccttaaaggctaggctcacaccAGAAATATAAGAGCAACTACTCGGTGGCTTTCTCTGAGCAAATTTTGTACCCCCCAGAAAAGACCCCCACAACTGTTCTGTTTGTAAAAGTGCATGTTCATGCACCATTTCTGATTCCTTTCTTGGACTGCACGAGGTTTAAGAGAATGGTCTTCTTGTTCAgtcacattttgatttttttttagatttatttatttttattttatgtgtagagtcgttttgcctgcatctatatCTGCGCCCCATAAGCGcacctggtacccacagaggccagaaaagggtgttggaccccctggaactggagttacagatgggtaggagtggccatgtgggtgctgggtaggaacagaactcaggtcctttgcaagaacaagtgcttttaatctCCAAGCTCTTTCCACCCCCAAtacttgttttaaatataaaaatacaattgggcattgttttttttttgtttgtttgttttttcgagacagggtttctctgtggctttggtgcctgtcctggaactagctctgtagaccaggctggtctcgaactcacagagatccgcctgcctctgcctcccgagtgctgggattaaaggcatgcaccaccaccacccggcttgggCATTGTTGTTAaaggagcagtggggctgggtccccagcaccccaggctgcctgctagcttatgccctgaaataattacacggacactgtattcttttaaacactgcttagcccattatacctagccttttctcagctaactctcacacctggactatcccatttctaataatgtgtgaaGCACCCCTAGGTGCCCTTacccggaagattctagcctacatccatcctgggttggagcttcatcgatcgcgtctgcccgggagaggggaacatggcctctgagctcacttcctcttcctcccagcattctgttctgtttactcctcccacctatattttaatctatgaggccaagaagtttctttattacttaaccaatgaccttcctccatcatttcccctttttctgtttaaacaaaaaggaaggctttaactttaatgtagcaaaattacatacaacagttatcaagcaataattacagttacaatatttatatctattttatcttttaccataacaaaggaaaactataactataactaaccattcttcaactccatcaaagactccagaaggatataatattacctaagtaaacaaaaactaagaaacttccaaaactctagaagtgacagagacatctcgctgcctggacagtcacccaaagttcttttgtaccaccggggcatccatctttggccttcaggcccatagtttccagcagacatttccatgaagcaggaaatttcaaagtcagttcaggcactatctgctgtgtcctgcagaatgtctcgcagactctttcatgaatcaggaaccccgaaagatcatctcacctttaggcaagttcagcagtcctctctttgtgggttctttgtgtccagtttatgcaatagtccaggcaagagcagtttcttgcccaaacggctatcaaactccataaggatcctcttcgatgcccatcttcctcttgaagtagattggtgctgccaggagcagaaatgtctcattgtcatgaaaaaccctaagttattaaaacatttaaaatgccatattctataatttttgaaagatatgaagaatgcttatctaaaatatatccatgcacatctagaaaatctaactaacatgactacaaacttgactattatagatgattatctattaacaacctatatacattacatttttacatgaactacacaatcacaatatcttaatcaatatcagaaacacatatacatataacaaaattgaccttaaatctaaatcactaaagcaaaatccatatcaatgcaaattattcatatctatatcacatccccctttaaatgtaaaagaacatttataaacaatatttgggaatatggacacagttatttctctccaaactgcttcctgctgaatgggggcgttgttaattaggtctttcatggtataacctgtgtgctagtttcatatcagttggcagttgagcgaagcaattttctgaaggtgttcacagcaaaccttcaggagggcatggtccatcataccatattgggatagaagcaatccacagactctcaccctctgtgaaaacaaaataagaaactcctttccaaagcatcatgtccttagatccaaatttcaaagtcaaggcattttcttcttcttttttttttaatttatttatttagtatacaatatatcccttcaggccagaagagggcatccgacctcattacaaatggttgtgagccaccatgtggttgctgggaattgaactcaggacctttggaatagcagacaatgctcttaacccctgagccatctctccagctcccgtcaaggcattttcaaaatatctatgttggattagttcagcagcatttataaacaaatatcttttagcagctgttgctccttcctcagcattcaaacaattcaaagagagcataatagcatacagtatcagaattctctgtttattttccatctttgtatggctttattttaactctattttgtttatttttacttttattttatattctctgtatatctttgtcctggaataactctgtagaccaggctgtccttgaactctcagagatcctcctgtctctgcctcccaggccttgggattaaaggtgtacactacttcaccttgaactcacagagatctgtttgtctctgccttctaggcactgggattaaaggtgtgtgctaccacaccttgaagtcacagaggtcaatctccctctgcctcccaagtgttgggattaaaggtgtgtactaccatacccaactactctctttcttcctttttttacttttaagaaccttaacttttagcttgcattttttttttttttttagttttttttttttttttttcgagacagggtttctctgtggttttggagcctgtcctggcactagctcttgtagaccaggctggtctcgaactcacagagatccgcctgcctctgcctcccgagtgctgggattaaaggcgtgcgccaccaccgcccggcctgcatatattttttttaacacactgtaaatcatttagaaattttctttgtctttgaatctctttttactgtatcactctctctttttctgaccacacgaacctttaaattactgagcaatatgggtaggattaaagccatggctttgccagctagatccagtccattccttagctttctgcttcttctacccatgcttcagtgccataatcaaatgtatcaacattcagtgtatgcaagacccattcttccaagggcactgatctgagctttaaaggccccaaaatcctcttgcattccacatttgcattttcataagccaaagactcaatcattatacgtcttgcttctgggtcagatatccctatttgtacagccttagttagtctttgtaaaaagtcactaaagggttctctctgaccctgtttaactctgacaaatgattccattctctgtcctgggtcttgtaccctgtcccaagcccttaaggctgctgtagtacacatggagagtgtgttttcatcaaaattagcttgttcctgagggtcggaaaagagtccttcacctagaattttatctaaggaaatgtcaattcccttcgctttttcctgctgttctaaaagtctagcctcttgcctgaataagcatttccatttcaattgcggtccactctcaagtaccgcagagctcagctggagccagtccgagggggttgctctgcttgtcgtggcccaagattttagcatctctttaacaaaagaggcgtgcatcccaaaagtcatgatagcctgtttgatttctttgagatcattcatacggacaggctcccatgtatcttcctcaAGTACTGCAGGCGccaattcctcaatcttttcaattctattcaccattgccttctgcaatgtctgaatctcctgtccagaattatgttccaaagccttcattgaggattctaaagtatgaagtttgtccattagagataacatctcatctttggacataatttttatggcataaactgtgccttcttgtattgacaatctttcctccaatctgtcataagctttagacaaaatctgattgtcacattcagcagttttgattctctcagttaatgtttcagttcctacagaaagggactgaagcttaagatccaaatcagctgttccttcttccatagtaatgaatttcttcttaatatcagccactaatgtttcagttcctacagaaagggactgaggcttacgatccaaatcagctgttccctcttccatagtaatgaatttctccttaacatcagcctgtaccttttctaaattttgctcagttgatcgagtcatgttaaacaaagatctgttctcttcctggagaacttcaaactgattcttgagaagattgttgtcattctcaattgtttttaagcgttcaacctctgccttaagaatcctggattcctctcgtaaagactttatcatatttctattatcaaaccatctagtgccaaggaaaactacgaatcccagaaggatccatagatgtggggtgatagacagctcttgtaaaatctcccacatggtacaattaaaaaaactattaaaGTATTGAATGgtaacgtgttcagacattttatttataaaaaaaaatttttttacctgcaatgactggttcctgccagtggtggtctctctggttttggagcctgtcctggaactagctcttgtagaccaggctggcctcgaactcacagagatctgcctgtttctgcctcccgagtgctgggattaaaggcttgtgccaccaccgcccggctaagtcactttgtatcagaccaaatcagccactgtggcggcttttgttgcaaaaccgcagtaCTTGAGCTTCCACTAATTCAGGCAGCGGCGTTccactgcaaacttagccaagacaggcagggaggggttaattgctccGGCGAGCAGGtggggcagaatgggcctgtgtggccaagtgtatctcggactcggcactggggcccgagtcacgaactaaaaaacagcacccaggagcgtgctgtgttagctagcgggctacacACTTGAgttgggggcaaaatagcccgacattggacgccaaaatgtaacggcgtaaatgaatgcagacagattgtaaaaatatatacagctttaatggggaaatagacttacagaaccaccgttccagcggagaccaggaaagcagaagtgtcggctgggagcacgctggccagatttataggtaaatattagcccgaggcgaacacgccccctaaggggcaggacttatccctacagggcatgggtagtgcacacctttaatcccaatactggggaggcagaggtaggaggatctctgtgagttcgagaccagcctcatctacagagtaagaccctatctcaaagacaacaacaataaacccttaataaaaatattagctCTGGCCGGGCgagggtggtgcacgcctttaatcccagcactcgggaggcagaggcaggcggatctctgtgagttcgagaccagcttggtctacagagccagttccaggacaggctccaaagccacagagaaaccctgtctcgaaaaaaaccaatatatatatatatatatatatatatatatatatatgctctgtgtgatggtgcatgcctgtgatccccttgggaggtggaagcaggatgAGGGGAGTTGacagccagcctcagctacaaagcgtgtgtgtgtgtgtgtgtgtgtgtgtgtgtgtgtgtatgtgtgtgtgcgtgcctgcatgTGGAGATGGGAATTCGATGATCCAAAGGGCCCAGCAGCAGTGTGAGAAGAGCTGTGGTCACATGCAGAGCCACTGAAGTCCTTTGGAGGTGAGATCCATAGAGTACACCTTCTATTCTATTGGAGGGAGTCCTTCCTAAAAGGACGGTTCCTGACCCTGCTCAGACCCCGGTTTTCTGTTTGCTGACTAGGTGGGCGGCAGTGTGCAGGGAAACACGTTCCAGTTCAGACTGTTGTTGGAGCAGAGTGAGAATGGGGCCTGTCTTCaccagaggcagggggatttccaTGCCCTTGATGGCTTCCCCAAATGCGTGGTGACCAGTGGCGTTGTAAACTTCTTCTTGGCTCACACGGAACAACTCCGAAGAGTTGGTTTTGATCCCCGTCTGCAACGAGTGGCTCACTCAGGTGGGAGGCTTGGAAGGGGTGATGCAGGGAGTAGAGCGGGGTTCTCCTGGGAAAGCCCTTCTCGCTACCCCAGGGATCTCCTTCCCCTTTCGCCCCAGACTATGGAACTCACGGTCTCTTGCCTCCCTCACCTCTCAGGGTCTTCTCTAGGCTGCCTCTGCCCATTTGAGACACCCCACTTCCTTTTCCCCAAGGCTGTCCTTTACTTTTCCCGACCCTGCCTCCCATTCTTCTCTCAGAAAGTCTTTGTCACCTAAAACTGAACCTGGTGACTgcaccctcccttccccccttccaCTCCAGAGCCCACAGGATCATTTAATGGAACCCAGTGGTACCTCTGCCCACACTCCTAATTGAGAAACCAGGTTATCTGTTTCTTCTAACCCCGGGACTT
The Microtus pennsylvanicus isolate mMicPen1 chromosome 11, mMicPen1.hap1, whole genome shotgun sequence genome window above contains:
- the B4galnt2 gene encoding beta-1,4 N-acetylgalactosaminyltransferase 2 isoform X1; the encoded protein is MTSSYSRTLWLLKLLLVILGLAVVLFMFRSVPLQAVFSTFEPQILKPAPGGQVLKLLPEKHLRNLFTYDGIWLFPKNQCDCDSGQLKRKYNFQGAYNQNDLPAVNARRQAEFEHFQRRKGLPRPPPLLAPPNLPFGYPVHGVEVMPLHTVLIPGLQYEGPEAPVYEVTLRASLGTLNTLADVPNSVVQGRGQKQLTISTGDRTLLKFILQHVTYTSTVYQLRKVDMVSFESKSSVARFPVTINQPTVPKLYDPGPERKLRNLVTIATKTFLRPHKLKTLLQSIRKYYPDLTVIVADDSKEPLKIQDDYVEYYSMPFGKGWFAGRNLAISQVTTKYVLWVDDDFLFDNKTKIEVLVDVLEKTELDVVGGSVQGNTFQFRLLLEQSENGACLHQRQGDFHALDGFPKCVVTSGVVNFFLAHTEQLRRVGFDPRLQRVAHSEFFIDGLGSLLVGSCPEVIVQHQSRSPDKDPEMAAMEESYSKYRANTNAQVQFKLALHYFKNHLQCST
- the B4galnt2 gene encoding beta-1,4 N-acetylgalactosaminyltransferase 2 isoform X2, which codes for MFRSVPLQAVFSTFEPQILKPAPGGQVLKLLPEKHLRNLFTYDGIWLFPKNQCDCDSGQLKRKYNFQGAYNQNDLPAVNARRQAEFEHFQRRKGLPRPPPLLAPPNLPFGYPVHGVEVMPLHTVLIPGLQYEGPEAPVYEVTLRASLGTLNTLADVPNSVVQGRGQKQLTISTGDRTLLKFILQHVTYTSTVYQLRKVDMVSFESKSSVARFPVTINQPTVPKLYDPGPERKLRNLVTIATKTFLRPHKLKTLLQSIRKYYPDLTVIVADDSKEPLKIQDDYVEYYSMPFGKGWFAGRNLAISQVTTKYVLWVDDDFLFDNKTKIEVLVDVLEKTELDVVGGSVQGNTFQFRLLLEQSENGACLHQRQGDFHALDGFPKCVVTSGVVNFFLAHTEQLRRVGFDPRLQRVAHSEFFIDGLGSLLVGSCPEVIVQHQSRSPDKDPEMAAMEESYSKYRANTNAQVQFKLALHYFKNHLQCST